The Aureispira anguillae genome contains a region encoding:
- a CDS encoding AsmA-like C-terminal region-containing protein has translation MAKIGKVAKRILKFIGFVLVLIIGLLIAIPYFYKNEILDAAKEFANEQINATLDFDNDKVGLSLLWTFPDFSFSIGDLSVTGHDEFEGKKLADIGTFYFTINLMDVYRGQYKINGVTLSDADLYVKVLRNGKANYDIMKPSDAPVDEPTTTTTSSGSNNMQLTIKHWGIENTNIIYDDEPSELYVELKNLNHEGSGDFTTSVFDLETTTKIDEFTVAMNRIAYLKKADVAIDFNANIDLNQKVYKIMDNSFRFNALTLNLDGEVAQPSADDFKLDLKFNTPNTAFSSVLSMIPAAYTKDFSEVETKGDFKLSGYVKGILNTVKEKMPAFAIDFGVKDAEFKYPDLPLPVEEINTQIAVKSTSSDFDKMTVDVSKFHIKVGRNPFDAMLKLRTPISDPDVDAKIDGTIDLTELGKAFPMEGVSELSGLIKANLETKTKMSYINKSQYNKVDMKGLLIISNMNYAATNLPPVKINTMAMNFTPNNVDLRSFDLKIGKSDIKASGKLDNILTYFSRDKIMRGNLSVSSNLLDLNEIANFGASTETTTAEPVAENENLATAMQDTTTAVDAPVFDRFQFAMDMNFKNIKYDVHEIKNLETKGRFSPATAVLEDLKLVIGKVDLRAKGKLENVFGYLFDEEIINGELTLYSNYMNLNQFMSEDGEAVEKAAEIETVPEDVSQVENDLEPMQIPGNVDFTLYTTFKTLIYDTYKLKNVQAEAHVHDHILDINALRADAFGGGLAMNGKYDTQDPKKPKFKFGYDVSKLDIQAIAKEVGLSKRFLPILESVYGKFNSKFEVNGILDENLYPDLASLSAKGILKTFNTTIKNNKSVSQLSDKLKIGGLNQLDLGNTTNFFTVKDGRLTIDPASYVVKGMDVIFGGSHGLDNSMDYDMKMRVPRTLLANNAVGAAANNALSAGLGALAPQAQKLGINLKDSEYLNVNVGIGGTVAKPKFKVNLLGAEGKGGKNIGGQAADLLKQEAQKVKDEMEAKAKAEADRLKKEAEAQLQAEADRLKKEAEERAKKLAAQAAKDPGSVVDSLKNIDPGKIIKDPSQILKDPGNLGGLLGGKKKGDDKKGDDKKTNNPFGKFKNPFGPK, from the coding sequence ATGGCAAAAATAGGAAAGGTAGCAAAGAGAATACTCAAGTTTATTGGGTTCGTGCTTGTACTCATTATAGGGCTACTAATTGCAATTCCTTACTTTTATAAGAATGAAATATTAGATGCTGCAAAAGAATTTGCCAATGAGCAAATTAATGCAACACTTGATTTTGACAATGACAAAGTTGGCTTATCCTTACTGTGGACCTTTCCAGATTTTAGTTTTAGTATTGGTGATTTATCGGTAACGGGACACGATGAATTTGAGGGTAAAAAATTGGCTGATATCGGGACGTTTTATTTTACGATTAACTTAATGGATGTATACAGAGGTCAGTACAAGATTAATGGGGTGACGTTGAGTGATGCTGACTTATATGTAAAAGTTTTGCGAAACGGGAAGGCAAACTATGATATTATGAAACCCAGCGATGCCCCTGTTGATGAGCCTACCACGACTACTACTTCTAGTGGAAGCAACAATATGCAGCTAACGATTAAGCATTGGGGAATAGAAAATACCAATATCATTTATGATGATGAGCCTAGTGAGTTGTATGTTGAACTAAAAAATCTAAATCACGAGGGAAGTGGTGATTTTACAACTTCTGTATTTGATCTAGAAACAACAACTAAGATTGATGAGTTTACAGTTGCTATGAATCGAATTGCTTATCTAAAGAAAGCTGATGTGGCGATTGATTTTAATGCCAATATAGACTTAAACCAAAAGGTCTATAAGATAATGGATAACTCATTTCGTTTTAATGCGTTGACCTTAAATTTGGATGGTGAAGTGGCACAACCTTCAGCGGACGATTTTAAATTAGACTTGAAATTTAATACACCTAATACTGCTTTTTCAAGTGTACTTTCTATGATTCCTGCTGCTTATACCAAGGATTTTAGCGAGGTAGAAACCAAAGGGGACTTTAAACTGAGTGGTTATGTAAAAGGCATCTTGAATACTGTTAAGGAAAAAATGCCTGCTTTTGCTATCGATTTTGGTGTTAAAGATGCAGAATTTAAATATCCTGATTTACCGCTGCCTGTAGAAGAAATTAATACACAAATTGCCGTGAAAAGTACTTCTTCAGATTTTGATAAAATGACAGTTGACGTAAGCAAGTTTCATATTAAGGTAGGTCGAAATCCTTTTGATGCGATGCTAAAGCTAAGAACTCCTATTAGTGACCCAGATGTTGATGCTAAAATAGATGGCACGATTGATTTGACCGAATTGGGCAAAGCCTTTCCAATGGAAGGCGTTTCAGAGTTATCTGGGCTGATTAAAGCAAACTTGGAGACCAAAACCAAAATGTCTTACATCAACAAGAGTCAATACAATAAAGTAGACATGAAGGGCTTATTGATTATTTCTAATATGAACTATGCCGCAACTAACTTGCCCCCTGTTAAGATCAATACCATGGCAATGAACTTTACGCCTAACAATGTTGATTTGCGTAGTTTTGATTTAAAAATTGGCAAAAGTGATATTAAAGCCAGCGGTAAGTTGGATAATATATTGACTTATTTTTCTAGGGATAAAATAATGAGGGGGAACTTGTCCGTAAGTTCTAATCTACTTGATTTAAATGAGATTGCTAACTTCGGTGCGAGTACTGAAACGACAACAGCAGAACCCGTTGCCGAAAATGAAAATCTAGCTACGGCTATGCAGGATACAACAACGGCTGTAGATGCTCCTGTTTTTGATCGTTTCCAGTTTGCAATGGATATGAATTTTAAGAACATAAAATATGATGTTCATGAGATTAAAAATTTAGAAACAAAAGGGCGTTTTTCTCCTGCTACTGCTGTCTTAGAAGATTTGAAATTGGTTATTGGCAAAGTAGATCTTAGGGCAAAGGGAAAATTAGAGAACGTTTTTGGGTATTTATTTGACGAAGAAATTATCAATGGTGAATTGACCTTGTATTCTAACTATATGAACTTGAATCAATTTATGTCTGAGGATGGGGAAGCGGTAGAGAAAGCGGCAGAAATTGAGACAGTACCAGAAGATGTGAGTCAAGTTGAAAATGACTTGGAACCGATGCAAATACCAGGAAATGTTGATTTTACTTTGTATACGACTTTCAAGACATTGATTTATGATACTTATAAGCTAAAGAATGTGCAAGCTGAAGCACATGTGCACGATCATATTTTGGATATTAATGCTTTGAGAGCGGATGCTTTTGGAGGTGGTTTGGCAATGAATGGAAAGTACGATACGCAAGATCCTAAGAAACCTAAATTTAAGTTTGGTTATGATGTCTCAAAATTAGACATTCAAGCAATTGCCAAAGAGGTTGGTCTATCAAAACGCTTTTTACCAATTTTAGAATCTGTTTATGGTAAATTTAATTCTAAGTTTGAAGTGAACGGTATTTTGGATGAAAATCTTTACCCTGATTTAGCTTCTTTATCAGCCAAAGGAATTCTAAAAACCTTTAATACTACGATTAAAAATAATAAATCGGTTAGCCAGTTGAGCGATAAGTTAAAAATAGGCGGATTAAATCAATTGGACTTAGGGAATACAACCAATTTCTTTACCGTTAAAGATGGGCGTTTAACAATTGATCCTGCGAGTTATGTGGTGAAAGGGATGGATGTTATTTTTGGTGGGTCGCATGGTTTAGACAATTCTATGGATTATGATATGAAAATGAGGGTGCCTCGCACTTTGTTGGCGAATAATGCAGTAGGGGCTGCTGCTAATAATGCCCTAAGTGCTGGTTTGGGGGCTTTGGCTCCACAAGCACAAAAATTGGGAATCAATCTAAAAGATAGTGAGTATCTAAATGTCAATGTTGGGATTGGAGGAACGGTTGCTAAACCTAAATTTAAAGTAAATCTGCTAGGGGCTGAAGGCAAAGGTGGTAAAAACATCGGTGGACAAGCTGCGGATTTATTAAAACAGGAGGCTCAAAAGGTAAAGGATGAAATGGAAGCTAAGGCAAAAGCAGAAGCAGATCGTTTGAAAAAAGAAGCAGAGGCGCAACTGCAAGCTGAGGCAGATCGTTTGAAAAAGGAGGCAGAGGAGAGAGCTAAAAAACTGGCAGCGCAAGCAGCTAAAGATCCAGGTTCTGTTGTCGATAGTTTAAAGAATATTGATCCAGGGAAAATCATTAAAGATCCTTCTCAAATCCTTAAGGATCCAGGGAACCTGGGGGGGCTTTTGGGAGGCAAAAAGAAAGGAGACGATAAGAAGGGGGATGATAAAAAGACCAATAATCCTTTTGGGAAATTTAAAAATCCTTTTGGACCTAAGTAA
- the argS gene encoding arginine--tRNA ligase, with translation MNIENIIKENVCEAIETLYDKKIETKQVQIKQIPKHLEGDYSVITFPFAKLLGKKPNEIAADMAGQLMLQTDILANAVSAGPGFCNLSIGDAYWTNFVKEVLAAESYGQQAANGQTVLVEYSSPNTNKPLHLGHIRNNLLGYATAEILKAAGYDVKKVQIINDRGVHICKSMLAWQKWGNGETPASTGKKGDHLVGHYYVEFEKHFQAEYKVWQETEEGQKAIAHAKTKLAKNRFINKKQLKGIDDETEREKIAESMFEEGFKKYIKGDFCKTVYFNQYSVLGQATKEMLQKWEANDEEVRALWNEMNGWVYDGFKETYEKLGVDFDQLYYESKTYLAGKQLVLDELATEKSIFFKKDDGSTWIDLTDAKLDEKVVLRSDGTSMYITQDLGTASLRFKDFGMDKMVYVVGNEQDYHFKVLFETLKRLGHSFAKNCHHLSYGMVNLTTGRMKSREGTVVDADHLMADVVANVKAESESREKLGDLAETEKIKIWEAVALGALKFYILKVEPKKTMVFDPKQSIDLQGQTGPYIQNAHVRTQSVQRMVVEKGIELVDYSSYQLSDVERDILVLVHELPSTIQKAAQNYNPADIANYMYELAKEFHKFWGHTTILDADNPAATSFRLDMSKAVATALKAAGKLIGMQMPDRM, from the coding sequence ATGAACATAGAAAATATAATAAAAGAGAACGTTTGTGAGGCGATAGAGACGCTTTATGATAAAAAAATAGAAACCAAACAAGTTCAAATCAAACAAATTCCAAAGCATTTGGAAGGCGACTATAGTGTTATAACCTTTCCTTTTGCGAAATTGTTGGGCAAAAAACCCAATGAGATAGCGGCTGATATGGCGGGGCAATTGATGTTGCAAACAGATATTTTGGCAAATGCAGTATCTGCTGGACCTGGTTTTTGCAATTTGAGCATTGGAGATGCTTATTGGACAAATTTTGTTAAAGAAGTACTAGCAGCCGAAAGTTATGGACAGCAAGCTGCCAATGGTCAGACAGTGTTGGTGGAATATTCTTCGCCCAATACCAATAAGCCGTTGCATTTGGGACATATTAGAAACAACTTGTTGGGTTATGCAACTGCTGAAATCTTAAAAGCAGCAGGTTATGATGTTAAAAAAGTACAAATCATCAACGATAGAGGGGTGCATATCTGCAAATCTATGCTGGCTTGGCAAAAATGGGGGAATGGTGAAACGCCTGCCTCTACAGGGAAAAAGGGCGATCATTTGGTCGGGCATTATTATGTAGAATTTGAAAAACACTTTCAGGCAGAGTATAAGGTATGGCAGGAGACAGAAGAAGGTCAAAAAGCCATTGCTCATGCGAAGACAAAATTAGCTAAAAATAGGTTTATAAATAAAAAGCAACTAAAAGGCATTGATGATGAGACAGAACGAGAAAAGATTGCGGAGTCAATGTTTGAAGAAGGCTTTAAAAAATATATAAAAGGAGATTTTTGCAAGACAGTTTATTTTAATCAATACAGTGTCTTAGGTCAGGCAACTAAAGAAATGCTCCAAAAATGGGAAGCCAATGATGAAGAGGTCAGAGCTTTGTGGAATGAAATGAACGGTTGGGTTTATGATGGGTTTAAGGAAACTTACGAAAAACTAGGCGTTGATTTTGACCAATTGTATTATGAGTCTAAAACTTACTTGGCAGGAAAGCAATTGGTATTGGATGAGTTGGCAACCGAAAAGAGCATCTTTTTTAAGAAGGACGATGGCTCTACTTGGATTGATTTGACGGATGCGAAACTGGATGAAAAAGTGGTTTTAAGAAGCGATGGAACCTCGATGTACATCACCCAAGATTTGGGAACAGCTTCTTTGAGATTCAAGGACTTTGGCATGGATAAGATGGTTTATGTCGTTGGAAATGAGCAGGACTATCATTTTAAGGTCTTGTTTGAAACGCTAAAACGTTTGGGGCACTCTTTTGCTAAGAATTGTCACCATTTGTCTTATGGAATGGTCAATTTGACAACGGGTAGAATGAAATCCAGAGAAGGAACGGTAGTAGATGCCGATCACTTAATGGCTGATGTTGTTGCCAATGTAAAAGCAGAATCGGAAAGCAGAGAGAAATTAGGAGATTTGGCAGAAACTGAAAAAATCAAAATTTGGGAAGCGGTAGCTTTGGGGGCTTTGAAGTTTTATATCTTAAAAGTAGAGCCTAAAAAGACCATGGTTTTTGACCCTAAGCAGTCTATTGATTTGCAAGGACAAACGGGACCTTATATCCAAAATGCGCATGTAAGAACTCAGTCTGTACAAAGAATGGTGGTAGAAAAGGGAATTGAATTGGTTGATTATTCTAGCTATCAACTGAGTGATGTAGAGCGAGATATTTTAGTTTTGGTGCATGAATTGCCTTCTACCATTCAGAAAGCAGCGCAAAATTACAATCCTGCGGATATAGCCAACTATATGTACGAATTGGCGAAGGAGTTTCATAAATTTTGGGGGCATACAACAATTTTGGATGCCGATAATCCTGCTGCCACTTCTTTCCGTTTGGATATGAGCAAGGCGGTAGCAACTGCATTAAAAGCGGCTGGAAAGCTAATTGGTATGCAGATGCCAGATAGAATGTAA
- a CDS encoding alpha-ketoglutarate-dependent dioxygenase AlkB family protein, which yields MKSSKNNAISILVDSEDLLYYNKYLLTDKADHLYQQLIQTLNWTQQPIRMFGKTFLQPRLIAWYGDKGIQYRYSQTTLTAQGWTKELKQLQQKLNDHFQLNFNSVLANLYRNGQDSMGWHSDDEKELGPQPVIAALSLGAPRKIQFRRKGQQQQKVTILLEHGSLLIMKGAIQEEWQHQIAKTKKIHQPRINLTFRIIQPNDK from the coding sequence ATGAAAAGCTCCAAAAATAACGCCATTTCTATTTTGGTCGATAGTGAAGATCTACTTTATTATAATAAATATCTGTTAACAGATAAGGCCGATCATTTATACCAACAACTTATTCAAACACTTAATTGGACACAACAGCCAATCCGTATGTTTGGAAAAACATTTTTACAACCCAGATTGATTGCTTGGTATGGGGATAAAGGCATTCAATATCGCTATTCACAAACAACATTAACCGCCCAAGGATGGACAAAGGAATTAAAGCAGTTGCAACAAAAATTAAATGATCATTTTCAACTTAATTTTAATTCTGTATTAGCCAACTTATACCGCAATGGTCAGGATAGTATGGGTTGGCATAGCGACGATGAAAAAGAACTTGGACCACAGCCCGTCATTGCCGCTTTAAGCCTAGGAGCGCCTCGAAAAATACAGTTTAGAAGAAAAGGACAACAGCAACAAAAAGTAACTATTTTATTAGAACATGGAAGTTTGTTGATAATGAAAGGAGCTATACAAGAAGAATGGCAACATCAGATTGCTAAAACTAAAAAAATTCATCAGCCTAGAATTAACCTTACTTTCCGCATTATTCAACCTAACGATAAATAG
- a CDS encoding Hsp20/alpha crystallin family protein: MRLVTRNFNRPTTTSFPSLWNEFFADDFFTKRAAREAKACRAVANNRYHNVPAVNIKDRAEHYFIEVAAPGFNKSDFTVELDQGTLTISAKKEEKKEDKNEGEGYTHKEFVSSEFKRTFTIPENTVNVDKIEASYEAGVLVVSIPKKEVEETKLSIDVL; encoded by the coding sequence ATGAGATTAGTAACAAGAAATTTTAACCGTCCAACAACAACTTCTTTTCCTTCTTTGTGGAATGAATTTTTTGCAGATGATTTTTTTACAAAAAGAGCAGCAAGAGAAGCTAAAGCTTGTAGAGCAGTAGCCAATAATAGATACCACAATGTTCCCGCAGTTAATATTAAAGATAGAGCGGAACACTATTTTATTGAAGTAGCTGCTCCTGGATTTAATAAATCAGATTTTACAGTGGAATTGGATCAAGGAACCTTGACGATTTCGGCAAAAAAAGAAGAAAAGAAAGAAGATAAAAATGAGGGAGAAGGTTATACACACAAAGAGTTTGTTAGTAGTGAGTTTAAAAGAACGTTTACAATTCCAGAAAATACAGTGAATGTAGATAAAATTGAAGCAAGTTATGAGGCAGGTGTATTAGTAGTTTCTATTCCTAAAAAGGAAGTAGAGGAAACAAAATTGAGCATTGATGTGCTTTAA
- a CDS encoding T9SS type A sorting domain-containing protein has product MNFIKDTATPWLLSLGCLWSGAAFAQVMTTNAYRDTSIAYIEQDPSKYNFAYPICADILTTTTYSPSNDGLYFKASYGHRYLSSRSTKTDNHGGFDYWSTITCDSVNYNSANKIAILCMCDGYISEVLNGPDSVLEQTSKGRSVQVTCDSLPQALGGNIVINYRHLSSLGSLASLADTMPANTVLIHKGDTIGIMGESGYTANVHLHLSAKAIHPLYGNTYIHTARLFDPTLYPNVLAPLHEAKIELLQNWSDRALFRIIWPYNQTINRFEFSNAAFSAVFDKEAAYDKGASIRDEHDCIAGFKVFAYQFNGKQTALTRYNSEKVNMPAVYPASPQRDTNLSLYHYVHIPIVYDSVAFVYDFLVENLPTGYDKDSFVVRLSDVWGNTVEGRLVALTTATALSNSSKILLYPNPASERTNLEFKDTMTKSVRILNLCGKEIYGTTTNATYMFFDLIELPTGIYFVQVVSERKNELLKLIKR; this is encoded by the coding sequence ATGAATTTTATTAAGGATACTGCTACTCCATGGTTGTTATCGTTGGGTTGTTTATGGAGTGGAGCTGCATTTGCTCAAGTGATGACGACCAATGCATATCGAGATACTTCTATCGCTTATATTGAGCAAGACCCTTCTAAGTATAATTTTGCCTATCCTATTTGCGCAGATATTTTAACCACAACTACTTATTCACCTTCCAATGATGGTCTTTATTTTAAAGCAAGTTATGGGCATCGATATTTGAGTAGTCGATCAACCAAAACAGATAACCATGGCGGTTTTGATTATTGGAGTACGATTACTTGCGATAGTGTCAATTATAATAGTGCTAATAAGATCGCTATTCTTTGTATGTGTGATGGGTATATCAGCGAAGTCTTAAATGGACCCGATTCAGTGTTAGAACAAACAAGTAAGGGGCGGAGTGTACAGGTAACTTGCGATTCGTTGCCACAAGCATTGGGCGGAAATATAGTGATTAATTATAGACATTTGAGCAGCTTGGGTAGCCTTGCTTCGCTTGCAGATACAATGCCTGCCAATACAGTATTAATCCATAAAGGCGATACTATTGGGATCATGGGGGAGAGCGGTTACACCGCTAATGTACATCTTCATCTTAGTGCCAAGGCAATACATCCTTTGTATGGAAATACTTATATTCACACTGCTCGACTGTTTGACCCAACTTTATACCCTAATGTTCTAGCGCCACTCCATGAGGCAAAAATTGAGTTGCTGCAGAATTGGTCGGATCGTGCCTTGTTTCGAATTATCTGGCCTTATAATCAAACGATTAATCGTTTTGAATTTTCCAATGCTGCTTTCTCTGCGGTATTTGACAAAGAGGCTGCCTACGATAAGGGAGCTTCAATAAGAGATGAACACGACTGTATCGCTGGATTTAAGGTTTTTGCTTATCAGTTTAATGGGAAACAAACGGCTTTGACTCGATACAATAGCGAAAAGGTGAATATGCCAGCGGTTTATCCTGCCTCACCTCAACGAGATACTAATCTTAGTCTTTACCATTATGTGCATATACCTATTGTATACGATAGTGTTGCCTTTGTATACGATTTTTTAGTAGAAAATTTACCAACAGGTTATGATAAGGATAGTTTTGTCGTTCGATTGAGCGATGTTTGGGGAAATACAGTAGAGGGGCGATTGGTTGCCTTAACAACAGCAACCGCTCTCTCCAATAGCTCTAAAATTCTGTTGTATCCCAATCCCGCAAGCGAACGAACGAATTTAGAATTTAAGGACACGATGACTAAGAGCGTTCGTATACTGAATCTTTGTGGAAAAGAAATTTATGGCACTACAACGAATGCAACTTATATGTTTTTTGATTTGATAGAATTACCAACTGGAATCTATTTTGTTCAAGTTGTTTCTGAGCGCAAGAATGAACTGCTAAAACTCATAAAACGGTGA